In one Oreochromis aureus strain Israel breed Guangdong linkage group 2, ZZ_aureus, whole genome shotgun sequence genomic region, the following are encoded:
- the si:ch211-168f7.5 gene encoding mucin-17 isoform X1: MAARRGCVNSLWSGTERVRIGERLKATLAGVLELEVLRCKHLEMVDAALEDRAPVAAEDPRAAEEEEEEGRETSESGAMDAEHGSATSRRQQDPSPSDTACQSSPEECGGNSGDGAAHLSSGRGSSSRWSTLSWDAPSDLLSPPTPDLNGMIPLDSDSRPSSGFYSVSGSSLSDSCYSVSSDAAHGGPVAPARPLKLWEQVPVCADNTDLLWSEGVVHLQQPVLQDSQEDAEQTEETPVSVPNDLEATGLIFLSELCSGLGDSLISFILPLLNPSSSSSTSSSQNSKLQLDSRYCTDLMSRRTKEVYSYPSPLHAVALQSPLFTTQNPEQSASVSPEGPQHDEPTESNADTALPLQPQQPPTPPSFTQLEQYISRLARQYHSRAKSTSDLTSPATPGAVTHRGLCTPGKTHGSTQSLSAFESRSTPSTQPGVNITPSKSLLGNSARVSLSTTGKKGTRNSINLGNLPSATGEDLNINLHLNLNLNLTPGLNSGHGLVDNPRNGALRRDFAANSTASASSHSSSTPTPAMRSRPRISTCPSSLSHRSSLEVPLASGASSGFGSSAFCRSLDWSSGAPPEAGQPVFGANAGSAPGSQRSSLIQESNSSPKLSEDSPMVEEISRLSGLSRAVVVGLMEQGVELDIDCFPTDTAGEVRGHTKTHLTAQTDQSHDYTRLTDLNPQRPIQLSLSVTHSPQSQSSLTPPLSHSSSPIHPYQSMHIPSSHYSSHSHYQQTPDLPSSTASSPASRPTPRGRSPPRPLQPSPLGATPLSVFRRDAPFQCSLPRTNTRTSPFEHGGIQPRGGSLRQSSGGGEGNSRRKRAEGDGLYRGKHASHKLIRAATVSSYAKREDYSSVWGEEEEKSRAAAHTSKKSSSKLWKGFEGRLWSKESESEREEIDRAEYGYGWRRNSVGSWRREHRRVKASSSGDKRPKVDNSPVFSKKRGKDDGERRSSSLRLSRRALFRSESQGLLVPRNHSEEPTKRPHWVSSLDVGHGGMGIRKDEGVRLLRAKEEDKRLSSTASLFNLSRSQSLEGSCHSLSPLSSPSFSPSPPPRLPLQRSRSLRDLGRKVFGSMRSLSLKQKSSKK, from the exons gaTCCTTCTCCCTCTGACACTGCCTGTCAGAGCAGCCCAGAGGAATGCGGAGGTAATTCGGGGGACGGGGCGGCTCACCTCTCATCGGGCAGAGGGAGTAGCTCACGTTGGTCCACTCTTTCCTGGGACGCTCCCTCTGACTTGCTTTCTCCCCCAACCCCGGACCTTAATGGTATGATCCCCCTGGACAGCGACTCCAGACCTAGTTCAG GTTTCTATTCAGTGAGCGGCAGCTCCCTGTCAGACTCTTGCTACTCTGTGTCCAGCGACGCAGCCCATGGAGGACCAGTGGCCCCTGCCAGGCCCCTGAAGCTGTGGGAGCAGGTTCCTGTGTGTGCTGACAACACTGACCTCCTGTGGTCAGAAGGTGTAGTGCACCTGCAGCAACCTGTACTCCAGGACAGCCAGGAGGATGCTGAACAAACAGAAGAGACGCCAGTTTCTG TCCCAAATGACCTTGAAGCAACTGGTCTGATCTTTCTGTCTGAACTTTGTTCAGGACTTGGCGATTCCCTGatttctttcatccttccgctcCTCAAtccttcatcctcctcctccacctcctcctcccaaAATTCAAAACTCCAGCTTGACTCCCGATACTGCACAGACCTGATGTCCCGTCGGACCAAAGAGGTTTACTCATACCCAAGCCCACTGCATGCTGTTGCCCTCCAAAGCCCCCTCTTCACCACCCAGAATCCAGAACAGTCAGCCTCTGTGAGCCCTGAGGGACCCCAGCATGATGAACCCACAGAGTCAAACGCTGACACAGCTCTGCCTCTCCAGCCTCAGCAGCCTCCCACTCCGCCCTCCTTCACCCAGTTGGAGCAGTACATCTCTCGTCTGGCTCGCCAGTACCACAGTCGGGCAAAATCCACCTCTGATCTCACCTCACCTGCCACCCCTGGGGCAGTCACACACAGAGGCCTTTGCACCCCTGGCAAAACTCACGGATCCACCCAGTCTCTTTCTGCCTTCGAGAGCCGCAGCACACCCTCCACCCAGCCAGGCGTCAACATCACACCCTCTAAGTCACTGCTAGGGAACTCAGCCAGAGTCAGCCTTAGCACCACCGGAAAAAAGGGCACCAGGAATTCAATCAACCTGGGAAATCTTCCTTCAGCCACCGGAGAAGACTTAAACATAAATCTGCATCTAAACCTCAACTTGAACCTGACTCCCGGTTTAAATTCTGGCCATGGGCTGGTGGACAATCCCAGAAACGGAGCTCTGAGGAGAGACTTTGCTGCCAATTCCACCGCTTCTGCCTCATCACATTCTTCTTCTACACCCACCCCAGCAATGAGATCTCGCCCTCGCATTTCAACTTGTCCAAGCAGCCTGAGCCACCGCAGCTCCCTTGAGGTCCCACTGGCGTCTGGAGCCAGCTCTGGGTTTGGCTCATCAGCCTTCTGTCGCTCATTAGACTGGAGCAGTGGTGCTCCACCTGAGGCTGGACAGCCAGTGTTTGGCGCAAATGCAGGATCAGCTCCCGGATCTCAGCGCAGCAGCTTGATCCAGGAGTCCAACTCCAGTCCAAAGTTAAGTGAAGACTCACCCATGGTGGAGGAGATCTCCCGCCTCTCTGGCCTGTCTCGAGCTGTTGTAGTCGGACTCATGGAACAAGGCGTGGAGCTAGATATTGACTGCTTCCCAACAGATACTGCAGGTGAGGTGAGAGGCCACACTAAAACTCACCTGACAGCCCAAACAGATCAGTCACATGACTATACTAGACTGACAGACTTGAATCCCCAGAGACCAATACAGCTGTCCCTCAGTGTCACCCATTCTCCACAGTCTCAGTCCAGCCTCACCCCTCCTCTCTCACACTCCAGCAGCCCCATACACCCCTACCAATCCATGCACATTCCCTCCTCCCACTACTCCTCACACTCCCACTACCAACAGACACCTGACCTTCCTTCCTCCACAGCCTCCTCACCCGCCTCCCGCCCTACCCCAAGAGGTCGCTCACCTCCACGCCCTCTCCAGCCATCCCCCCTGGGTGCAACTCCCCTCTCTGTTTTCCGACGAGATGCACCATTCCAGTGCTCCCTGCCCCGCACCAATACCAGGACCTCTCCTTTCGAGCATGGCGGGATCCAACCAAGAGGAGGATCACTTCGGCAGAGCAGTGGAGGAGGCGAGGGTAACAGCAGGCGGAAGAGGGCGGAGGGCGATGGGCTCTACAGAGGAAAGCATGCCTCCCATAAGCTGATCAGGGCAGCAACAGTTAGCAGTTATGCAAAGAGAGAGGACTACAGCTCCGTTtggggtgaggaggaggagaagtcGCGAGCAGCCGCTCACACATCCAAAAAGTCCTCCAGCAAACTCTGGAAGGGCTTTGAGGGACGCCTCTGGAGCAAAGAGTCTGAAAGTGAAAGAGAGGAGATAGACAGGGCAGAGTATGGCTATGGATGGAGAAGGAACAGCGTGGGAAGCTGGAGAAGAGAGCACAGAAGGGTTAAAGCTTCTAGCAGCGGTGACAAAAGGCCTAAAGTAGACAACTCTCCTGTCTTCTCAAAGAAGAGAGGTAAAGATGATGGGGAGAGACGCAGCTCAAGCCTCAGGCTTTCCAGACGGGCTCTGTTCAGGAGTGAATCCCAGGGCTTGCTGGTACCTCGGAACCACAGCGAAGAGCCCACAAAGCGGCCACACTGGGTCTCCTCCTTGGATGTGGGGCACGGTGGCATGGGGATCAGAAAAGACGAAGGGGTCAGACTACTGAGAGCGAAGGAGGAGGACAAACGGCTGTCTTCCACCGCCAGCCTCTTTAACCTCTCTCGTTCTCAGAGCCTAGAAGGCAGCTGCCATtcactctctcctctctcctccccttcattttctccttctcctcctccacgGCTGCCTCTCCAGCGCTCCCGATCACTGAGGGATTTGGGAAGGAAAGTGTTTGGCTCAATGAGGTCGCTTAGTCTCAAACAGAAATCATCCAAGAAGTGA
- the si:ch211-168f7.5 gene encoding uncharacterized protein si:ch211-168f7.5 isoform X2, with protein sequence MQASVWDPSPSDTACQSSPEECGGNSGDGAAHLSSGRGSSSRWSTLSWDAPSDLLSPPTPDLNGMIPLDSDSRPSSGFYSVSGSSLSDSCYSVSSDAAHGGPVAPARPLKLWEQVPVCADNTDLLWSEGVVHLQQPVLQDSQEDAEQTEETPVSVPNDLEATGLIFLSELCSGLGDSLISFILPLLNPSSSSSTSSSQNSKLQLDSRYCTDLMSRRTKEVYSYPSPLHAVALQSPLFTTQNPEQSASVSPEGPQHDEPTESNADTALPLQPQQPPTPPSFTQLEQYISRLARQYHSRAKSTSDLTSPATPGAVTHRGLCTPGKTHGSTQSLSAFESRSTPSTQPGVNITPSKSLLGNSARVSLSTTGKKGTRNSINLGNLPSATGEDLNINLHLNLNLNLTPGLNSGHGLVDNPRNGALRRDFAANSTASASSHSSSTPTPAMRSRPRISTCPSSLSHRSSLEVPLASGASSGFGSSAFCRSLDWSSGAPPEAGQPVFGANAGSAPGSQRSSLIQESNSSPKLSEDSPMVEEISRLSGLSRAVVVGLMEQGVELDIDCFPTDTAGEVRGHTKTHLTAQTDQSHDYTRLTDLNPQRPIQLSLSVTHSPQSQSSLTPPLSHSSSPIHPYQSMHIPSSHYSSHSHYQQTPDLPSSTASSPASRPTPRGRSPPRPLQPSPLGATPLSVFRRDAPFQCSLPRTNTRTSPFEHGGIQPRGGSLRQSSGGGEGNSRRKRAEGDGLYRGKHASHKLIRAATVSSYAKREDYSSVWGEEEEKSRAAAHTSKKSSSKLWKGFEGRLWSKESESEREEIDRAEYGYGWRRNSVGSWRREHRRVKASSSGDKRPKVDNSPVFSKKRGKDDGERRSSSLRLSRRALFRSESQGLLVPRNHSEEPTKRPHWVSSLDVGHGGMGIRKDEGVRLLRAKEEDKRLSSTASLFNLSRSQSLEGSCHSLSPLSSPSFSPSPPPRLPLQRSRSLRDLGRKVFGSMRSLSLKQKSSKK encoded by the exons gaTCCTTCTCCCTCTGACACTGCCTGTCAGAGCAGCCCAGAGGAATGCGGAGGTAATTCGGGGGACGGGGCGGCTCACCTCTCATCGGGCAGAGGGAGTAGCTCACGTTGGTCCACTCTTTCCTGGGACGCTCCCTCTGACTTGCTTTCTCCCCCAACCCCGGACCTTAATGGTATGATCCCCCTGGACAGCGACTCCAGACCTAGTTCAG GTTTCTATTCAGTGAGCGGCAGCTCCCTGTCAGACTCTTGCTACTCTGTGTCCAGCGACGCAGCCCATGGAGGACCAGTGGCCCCTGCCAGGCCCCTGAAGCTGTGGGAGCAGGTTCCTGTGTGTGCTGACAACACTGACCTCCTGTGGTCAGAAGGTGTAGTGCACCTGCAGCAACCTGTACTCCAGGACAGCCAGGAGGATGCTGAACAAACAGAAGAGACGCCAGTTTCTG TCCCAAATGACCTTGAAGCAACTGGTCTGATCTTTCTGTCTGAACTTTGTTCAGGACTTGGCGATTCCCTGatttctttcatccttccgctcCTCAAtccttcatcctcctcctccacctcctcctcccaaAATTCAAAACTCCAGCTTGACTCCCGATACTGCACAGACCTGATGTCCCGTCGGACCAAAGAGGTTTACTCATACCCAAGCCCACTGCATGCTGTTGCCCTCCAAAGCCCCCTCTTCACCACCCAGAATCCAGAACAGTCAGCCTCTGTGAGCCCTGAGGGACCCCAGCATGATGAACCCACAGAGTCAAACGCTGACACAGCTCTGCCTCTCCAGCCTCAGCAGCCTCCCACTCCGCCCTCCTTCACCCAGTTGGAGCAGTACATCTCTCGTCTGGCTCGCCAGTACCACAGTCGGGCAAAATCCACCTCTGATCTCACCTCACCTGCCACCCCTGGGGCAGTCACACACAGAGGCCTTTGCACCCCTGGCAAAACTCACGGATCCACCCAGTCTCTTTCTGCCTTCGAGAGCCGCAGCACACCCTCCACCCAGCCAGGCGTCAACATCACACCCTCTAAGTCACTGCTAGGGAACTCAGCCAGAGTCAGCCTTAGCACCACCGGAAAAAAGGGCACCAGGAATTCAATCAACCTGGGAAATCTTCCTTCAGCCACCGGAGAAGACTTAAACATAAATCTGCATCTAAACCTCAACTTGAACCTGACTCCCGGTTTAAATTCTGGCCATGGGCTGGTGGACAATCCCAGAAACGGAGCTCTGAGGAGAGACTTTGCTGCCAATTCCACCGCTTCTGCCTCATCACATTCTTCTTCTACACCCACCCCAGCAATGAGATCTCGCCCTCGCATTTCAACTTGTCCAAGCAGCCTGAGCCACCGCAGCTCCCTTGAGGTCCCACTGGCGTCTGGAGCCAGCTCTGGGTTTGGCTCATCAGCCTTCTGTCGCTCATTAGACTGGAGCAGTGGTGCTCCACCTGAGGCTGGACAGCCAGTGTTTGGCGCAAATGCAGGATCAGCTCCCGGATCTCAGCGCAGCAGCTTGATCCAGGAGTCCAACTCCAGTCCAAAGTTAAGTGAAGACTCACCCATGGTGGAGGAGATCTCCCGCCTCTCTGGCCTGTCTCGAGCTGTTGTAGTCGGACTCATGGAACAAGGCGTGGAGCTAGATATTGACTGCTTCCCAACAGATACTGCAGGTGAGGTGAGAGGCCACACTAAAACTCACCTGACAGCCCAAACAGATCAGTCACATGACTATACTAGACTGACAGACTTGAATCCCCAGAGACCAATACAGCTGTCCCTCAGTGTCACCCATTCTCCACAGTCTCAGTCCAGCCTCACCCCTCCTCTCTCACACTCCAGCAGCCCCATACACCCCTACCAATCCATGCACATTCCCTCCTCCCACTACTCCTCACACTCCCACTACCAACAGACACCTGACCTTCCTTCCTCCACAGCCTCCTCACCCGCCTCCCGCCCTACCCCAAGAGGTCGCTCACCTCCACGCCCTCTCCAGCCATCCCCCCTGGGTGCAACTCCCCTCTCTGTTTTCCGACGAGATGCACCATTCCAGTGCTCCCTGCCCCGCACCAATACCAGGACCTCTCCTTTCGAGCATGGCGGGATCCAACCAAGAGGAGGATCACTTCGGCAGAGCAGTGGAGGAGGCGAGGGTAACAGCAGGCGGAAGAGGGCGGAGGGCGATGGGCTCTACAGAGGAAAGCATGCCTCCCATAAGCTGATCAGGGCAGCAACAGTTAGCAGTTATGCAAAGAGAGAGGACTACAGCTCCGTTtggggtgaggaggaggagaagtcGCGAGCAGCCGCTCACACATCCAAAAAGTCCTCCAGCAAACTCTGGAAGGGCTTTGAGGGACGCCTCTGGAGCAAAGAGTCTGAAAGTGAAAGAGAGGAGATAGACAGGGCAGAGTATGGCTATGGATGGAGAAGGAACAGCGTGGGAAGCTGGAGAAGAGAGCACAGAAGGGTTAAAGCTTCTAGCAGCGGTGACAAAAGGCCTAAAGTAGACAACTCTCCTGTCTTCTCAAAGAAGAGAGGTAAAGATGATGGGGAGAGACGCAGCTCAAGCCTCAGGCTTTCCAGACGGGCTCTGTTCAGGAGTGAATCCCAGGGCTTGCTGGTACCTCGGAACCACAGCGAAGAGCCCACAAAGCGGCCACACTGGGTCTCCTCCTTGGATGTGGGGCACGGTGGCATGGGGATCAGAAAAGACGAAGGGGTCAGACTACTGAGAGCGAAGGAGGAGGACAAACGGCTGTCTTCCACCGCCAGCCTCTTTAACCTCTCTCGTTCTCAGAGCCTAGAAGGCAGCTGCCATtcactctctcctctctcctccccttcattttctccttctcctcctccacgGCTGCCTCTCCAGCGCTCCCGATCACTGAGGGATTTGGGAAGGAAAGTGTTTGGCTCAATGAGGTCGCTTAGTCTCAAACAGAAATCATCCAAGAAGTGA